Proteins from a genomic interval of Chryseobacterium indologenes:
- a CDS encoding phosphohydrolase — protein MTKEELLNRAIKIADKAHKGQTDKYHAPYIAHVMRVMEYGKTLDEKIVGVLHDVVEDHPLEFSLDYLRTEGFPEYIIFAISCLTKFDPEEDYDEFVKRTERSPLAVAVKLNDLRDNMDLRRVNRELTPKDIKRFNKYLKAYRYLIEKY, from the coding sequence ATGACAAAAGAAGAACTGCTAAATAGAGCTATAAAAATCGCCGATAAGGCTCATAAAGGACAAACTGATAAATACCACGCACCTTATATTGCACACGTAATGCGTGTGATGGAGTATGGTAAGACCCTGGACGAAAAAATTGTAGGAGTTTTACATGACGTAGTAGAAGATCATCCCCTGGAATTCAGTTTGGATTACCTCAGAACAGAAGGCTTCCCGGAATACATTATTTTTGCTATCAGCTGCCTGACTAAATTTGATCCGGAAGAAGATTATGATGAGTTCGTTAAAAGAACAGAAAGATCTCCCCTTGCCGTAGCCGTAAAACTTAATGACCTGCGTGATAATATGGATCTCAGAAGGGTCAATAGAGAGCTTACTCCCAAAGACATCAAAAGATTCAATAAATATCTGAAGGCCTATCGTTATCTCATAGAAAAATACTAG
- a CDS encoding YegP family protein: MGKFIISKRANGDFQFNLKAGNGQVILTSQGYNSKPSCENGITSVKTNAQDDSKFERNTAKDGRCYFNLKAGNGQIIGTSQMYESDNGMENGIESVKNNAPNAPVEEEIK; this comes from the coding sequence ATGGGAAAATTTATTATTTCAAAAAGAGCCAATGGAGATTTTCAGTTTAATCTAAAAGCCGGAAACGGGCAGGTAATCCTTACCAGCCAGGGCTACAACTCAAAACCATCATGTGAGAACGGAATCACATCGGTAAAAACCAATGCACAGGATGACTCAAAATTTGAAAGGAATACAGCAAAAGACGGAAGATGTTATTTTAATCTGAAGGCCGGAAACGGACAGATTATAGGAACCAGTCAAATGTATGAATCGGATAATGGTATGGAAAACGGTATAGAATCAGTGAAAAACAATGCTCCAAATGCTCCTGTAGAAGAGGAAATTAAATAA